A region from the Takifugu rubripes chromosome 22, fTakRub1.2, whole genome shotgun sequence genome encodes:
- the LOC101062595 gene encoding uncharacterized protein isoform X1: protein MATKGKRKRSSLCLAVILFFVSHFAQTAESFRLSKTEKSAAAADFKPGRIVFGNIFDKTSGVDAPVEDGAHISPSSTEGDVNYQSDNSGLQTHIPDIMKFMNPSVLCGLNKMKFMAQGADAQQFSMDPGASGLPVPLPNVSPSCGYDTQWNSPSLSMVVPYNGCFMIITGGYYVLPMLWYNIQFSLWCPMSSWGQPPLLQAAATTPPPVSQPQYYPFWNVPFQMPQHVKHPPWSLPSGQMPQAMPFPNLPFWNPHFYPTTMPKTTTTPPSQTSTLPSPGGQVQFNPIQFPYPWGFPMFPPGGAFPVKTKPNQPMPPFGAGYPSPYQYNVPTMFNPFHNPPAKPNHPLFKFPPHGHFPMKLPYHS, encoded by the exons ATGGCAAccaaaggaaaaaggaagcGCTCCTCTCTTTGCTTGGCTGTGATTCTTTTCTTCGTTTCGCATTTTGCGCAAACGGCAGAAAGTTTTCGGCtgagtaaaacagaaaaaagcgcAGCAGCGGCGGATTTCAAGCCCGGGAGGATCGTGTTCGGGAATATCTTTGACAAAACGTCCGGAGTTGACGCGCCGGTCGAGGATGGAGCCCACATCTCGCCCTCTTCCACAGAGGGGGACGTCAACTACCAGAGCGACAACTCTG GCCTCCAAACCCACATTCCCGATATCATGAAGTTCATGAACCCTTCTGTGCTGTGCGGTCTGAACAAGATGAAGTTCATGGCTCAGGGAGCCGATGCCCAGCAGTTTTCGATGGATCCAG GAGCTTCTGGACTGCCTGTACCACTACCCAATGTCTCCCCCAGTTGTGGCTATGACACACAGTGGAATTCCCCTTCACTGTCCATGGTAGTTCCTTATAATGGCTGTTTCATGATTATCACG GGTGGATACTACGTGCTGCCGATGCTTTGGTACAACATACAGTTTTCACTGTGGTGCCCAATGTCTTCATGGGGTCAGCCACCTCTGCTGCAAGCTGCCgccacaacccccccaccgGTGTCACAGCCTCAGTATTATCCTTTCTGGAACGTTCCTTTTCAGATGCCTCAACACGTCAAACATCCCCCCTGGAGCCTTCCTTCTGGGCAGATGCCTCAAGCCATGCCGTTCCCAAACCTGCCTTTCTGGAATCCCCATTTTTACCCAACCACGATGCCAAAAACCACAACCACACCTCCATCTCAGACAAGTACTTTGCCAAGCCCTGGTGGACAGGTCCAATTTAATCCTATACAATTCCCCTATCCATGGGGTTTTCCGATGTTTCCACCAGGTGGTGCGTTCCCAGTTAAAACAAAGCCTAATCAGCCGATGCCTCCATTTGGTGCTGGTTATCCCTCCCCTTACCAATACAATGTTCCAACTATGTTCAATCCTTTTCACAACCCTCCAGCAAAACCCAACCACCCCCTATTTAAATTTCCCCCACATGGCCATTTTCCAATGAAATTGCCATACCATTCTTAA
- the LOC101062595 gene encoding uncharacterized protein isoform X4 gives MATKGKRKRSSLCLAVILFFVSHFAQTAESFRLSKTEKSAAAADFKPGRIVFGNIFDKTSGVDAPVEDGAHISPSSTEGDVNYQSDNSGLQTHIPDIMKFMNPSVLCGLNKMKFMAQGADAQQFSMDPGEFVSSTTLQSLWGLMMPIRLS, from the exons ATGGCAAccaaaggaaaaaggaagcGCTCCTCTCTTTGCTTGGCTGTGATTCTTTTCTTCGTTTCGCATTTTGCGCAAACGGCAGAAAGTTTTCGGCtgagtaaaacagaaaaaagcgcAGCAGCGGCGGATTTCAAGCCCGGGAGGATCGTGTTCGGGAATATCTTTGACAAAACGTCCGGAGTTGACGCGCCGGTCGAGGATGGAGCCCACATCTCGCCCTCTTCCACAGAGGGGGACGTCAACTACCAGAGCGACAACTCTG GCCTCCAAACCCACATTCCCGATATCATGAAGTTCATGAACCCTTCTGTGCTGTGCGGTCTGAACAAGATGAAGTTCATGGCTCAGGGAGCCGATGCCCAGCAGTTTTCGATGGATCCAGGTGAATTTGTCTCGTCTACTACCCTGCAGAG TCTTTGGGGGCTCATGATGCCAATTCGCCTGTCATAA
- the LOC101062595 gene encoding uncharacterized protein isoform X2 has product MATKGKRKRSSLCLAVILFFVSHFAQTAESFRLSKTEKSAAAADFKPGRIVFGNIFDKTSGVDAPVEDGAHISPSSTEGDVNYQSDNSGLQTHIPDIMKFMNPSVLCGLNKMKFMAQGADAQQFSMDPGASGLPVPLPNVSPSCGYDTQWNSPSLSMVVPYNGCFMIITGGYYVLPMLWYNIQFSLWCPMSSWGQPPLLQAAATTPPPVSQPQYYPFWNVPFQMPQHVKHPPWGFPSGQMPQAMPFPNLPFWNPHFYPTMMPKTTTTPPSQTSTLPSPGGQVPFNPIQLPYPWGFPMFPPGGAFPVKTKPNQPMPPFGAGYPLPIQCSTCVSKM; this is encoded by the exons ATGGCAAccaaaggaaaaaggaagcGCTCCTCTCTTTGCTTGGCTGTGATTCTTTTCTTCGTTTCGCATTTTGCGCAAACGGCAGAAAGTTTTCGGCtgagtaaaacagaaaaaagcgcAGCAGCGGCGGATTTCAAGCCCGGGAGGATCGTGTTCGGGAATATCTTTGACAAAACGTCCGGAGTTGACGCGCCGGTCGAGGATGGAGCCCACATCTCGCCCTCTTCCACAGAGGGGGACGTCAACTACCAGAGCGACAACTCTG GCCTCCAAACCCACATTCCCGATATCATGAAGTTCATGAACCCTTCTGTGCTGTGCGGTCTGAACAAGATGAAGTTCATGGCTCAGGGAGCCGATGCCCAGCAGTTTTCGATGGATCCAG GAGCTTCTGGACTGCCTGTACCACTACCCAATGTCTCCCCCAGTTGTGGCTATGACACACAGTGGAATTCCCCTTCACTGTCCATGGTAGTTCCTTATAATGGCTGTTTCATGATTATCACG GGTGGATACTACGTGCTGCCGATGCTTTGGTACAACATACAGTTTTCACTGTGGTGCCCAATGTCTTCATGGGGTCAGCCACCTCTGCTGCAAGCTGCCgccacaacccccccaccgGTGTCACAGCCTCAGTATTATCCTTTCTGGAACGTTCCTTTTCAGATGCCTCAACACGTCAAAC ATCCCCCCTGGGGCTTTCCTTCTGGGCAGATGCCTCAAGCCATGCCGTTCCCAAACCTGCCTTTCTGGAATCCCCATTTTTACCCAACCATGATGCCAAAAACCACAACCACACCTCCATCTCAGACAAGTACTTTGCCAAGCCCTGGTGGACAGGTCCCATTTAATCCTATACAATTACCCTATCCATGGGGTTTTCCGATGTTTCCACCAGGTGGTGCGTTCCCAGTTAAAACAAAGCCTAATCAGCCGATGCCTCCATTTGGTGCTGGTTATCCCTTACCAATACAATGTTCCACCTGTGTTTCAAAGATGTAG
- the LOC101062595 gene encoding early nodulin-75-like isoform X3 — translation MKFMNPSVLCGLNKMKFMAQGADAQQFSMDPGASGLPVPLPNVSPSCGYDTQWNSPSLSMVVPYNGCFMIITGGYYVLPMLWYNIQFSLWCPMSSWGQPPLLQAAATTPPPVSQPQYYPFWNVPFQMPQHVKHPPWSLPSGQMPPQVMPFPKHPPWIDPSGQMPPQVMPFPKHPPWIDPSGQMPPQVMPFPKHPPWIDPSGQMPPQVMPFPKHPPWGFPSGQMPQAMPFPNLPFWNPHFYPTMMPKTTTTPPSQTSTLPSPGGQVPFNPIQLPYPWGFPMFPPGGAFPVKTKPNQPMPPFGAGYPLPIQCSTCVSKM, via the exons ATGAAGTTCATGAACCCTTCTGTGCTGTGCGGTCTGAACAAGATGAAGTTCATGGCTCAGGGAGCCGATGCCCAGCAGTTTTCGATGGATCCAG GAGCTTCTGGACTGCCTGTACCACTACCCAATGTCTCCCCCAGTTGTGGCTATGACACACAGTGGAATTCCCCTTCACTGTCCATGGTAGTTCCTTATAATGGCTGTTTCATGATTATCACG GGTGGATACTACGTGCTGCCGATGCTTTGGTACAACATACAGTTTTCACTGTGGTGCCCAATGTCTTCATGGGGTCAGCCACCTCTGCTGCAAGCTGCCgccacaacccccccaccgGTGTCACAGCCTCAGTATTATCCTTTCTGGAACGTTCCTTTTCAGATGCCTCAACATGTCAAACATCCCCCCTGGAGCCTTCCTTCTGGGCAGATGCCTCCACAAGTCATGCCTTTCCCCAAACATCCCCCCTGGATCGATCCTTCTGGGCAGATGCCTCCACAAGTCATGCCTTTCCCCAAACATCCCCCCTGGATCGATCCTTCTGGGCAGATGCCTCCACAAGTCATGCCTTTCCCCAAACATCCCCCCTGGATCGATCCTTCTGGGCAGATGCCTCCACAAGTCATGCCTTTCCCCAAACATCCCCCCTGGGGCTTTCCTTCTGGGCAGATGCCTCAAGCCATGCCGTTCCCAAACCTGCCTTTCTGGAATCCCCATTTTTACCCAACCATGATGCCAAAAACCACAACCACACCTCCATCTCAGACAAGTACTTTGCCAAGCCCTGGTGGACAGGTCCCATTTAATCCTATACAATTACCCTATCCATGGGGTTTTCCGATGTTTCCACCAGGTGGTGCGTTCCCAGTTAAAACAAAGCCTAATCAGCCGATGCCTCCATTTGGTGCTGGTTATCCCTTACCAATACAATGTTCCACCTGTGTTTCAAAGATGTAG